From Acidimicrobiales bacterium, one genomic window encodes:
- a CDS encoding ABC transporter ATP-binding protein: protein MTITTEPTTFAPPRIATAPDGFAASATDAVKTYGRGDAAVHALAGVTVGFERNRFTAIMGPSGSGKSTLMQTVAGLDTLTSGSVAIGGVELSSLNDKQLTRMRRDKIGFIFQSFNLVPTLTARENILLPLDLAGRRVDADWLDHVVSTVGMGERLRHRPTELSGGQQQRVAVARALVSRPEIVFGDEPTGNLDSRAGAEVLSFLRTAVRELDQTVVMVTHDPIAASYADRIVFLADGRIVDEMFSPTPDSVLDRMKRFEY, encoded by the coding sequence ATGACCATCACCACCGAACCCACGACCTTCGCCCCGCCCCGGATCGCGACTGCCCCCGACGGCTTCGCTGCGAGTGCGACCGACGCGGTCAAGACCTACGGCCGCGGCGACGCCGCCGTCCACGCTCTCGCCGGCGTGACCGTCGGCTTCGAGCGCAACCGCTTCACCGCCATCATGGGCCCGTCCGGGTCGGGCAAGTCGACCCTCATGCAGACCGTCGCCGGCCTCGACACGCTGACGTCCGGCTCGGTCGCCATCGGCGGCGTCGAGCTGTCGTCGCTGAACGACAAGCAGCTGACCCGCATGCGTCGCGACAAGATCGGCTTCATCTTCCAGTCGTTCAACCTGGTGCCGACCCTGACGGCCCGGGAGAACATCCTGCTGCCGCTCGATCTCGCCGGCCGCAGGGTCGACGCCGACTGGCTCGACCACGTCGTGTCGACCGTCGGCATGGGGGAGCGTCTCCGCCATCGCCCGACCGAGCTGTCGGGTGGCCAGCAGCAGCGCGTCGCCGTGGCCCGTGCGCTCGTCAGCCGACCCGAGATCGTGTTCGGTGACGAGCCGACCGGCAACCTCGACAGCCGCGCCGGCGCCGAGGTCCTGTCGTTCCTGCGCACCGCGGTGCGCGAGCTCGACCAGACCGTCGTGATGGTCACCCACGATCCAATCGCCGCGTCGTACGCCGACCGGATCGTCTTCCTCGCCGACGGTCGCATCGTCGACGAGATGTTCTCGCCCACGCCCGACTCGGTGCTCGACCGCATGAAGCGGTTCGAGTACTGA
- a CDS encoding DUF4386 family protein — protein sequence MSITTRQPVTTTSTDDRSSRIGGAAAVVAALTFVFGIVMFATGMSDYTTGDPSPAESVDFLVAHQGSLFVWYLVIFLVFGIALVPLALALHRRLAPATPMLATTATAFGLIWAGLMFATGMIENIGIEVVADLAGSHPGDAPAVWSSIDAVTNGLGGGNELLGGLWIGLISLAALASGTLPKALNWLGVATAVAGLATLAPGFEAAEMVFGLGSIAWFVWIGAALLRNRTT from the coding sequence ATGAGCATCACTACCCGTCAGCCCGTCACGACCACCTCCACCGACGACCGGAGCAGCCGCATCGGTGGCGCCGCCGCCGTCGTCGCCGCCCTCACCTTCGTGTTCGGCATCGTCATGTTCGCCACGGGCATGTCCGACTACACGACGGGCGATCCGAGCCCGGCCGAGTCGGTCGACTTCCTCGTCGCCCACCAGGGCTCGCTGTTCGTCTGGTACCTCGTCATCTTCCTCGTGTTCGGCATCGCCCTGGTGCCGCTCGCGCTCGCCCTCCACCGGCGACTCGCACCGGCCACGCCGATGCTGGCCACGACGGCCACCGCCTTCGGGTTGATCTGGGCGGGCCTGATGTTCGCCACCGGGATGATCGAGAACATCGGGATCGAGGTCGTCGCCGACCTGGCCGGCTCGCACCCGGGTGACGCCCCCGCCGTGTGGTCGTCGATCGACGCCGTCACCAACGGCCTCGGCGGCGGCAACGAGCTGCTCGGCGGACTGTGGATCGGCCTGATCAGCCTGGCCGCCCTCGCCTCGGGCACCCTCCCGAAGGCCCTGAACTGGCTCGGCGTGGCGACGGCAGTGGCCGGCCTGGCCACCCTCGCCCCCGGCTTCGAAGCCGCCGAGATGGTGTTCGGCCTCGGCTCGATCGCCTGGTTCGTCTGGATCGGCGCCGCCCTCCTCCGCAACCGCACCACCTGA
- a CDS encoding histidine kinase — MTSFAPDRTPNRAPIWFVADACGALTLGFVTVVQMTRPDAVDEFGAVGFPGWFLVMAPAALIVVRRLAPLTVLAAAIGIYLVAAFDYGEGNGTLALVPLAYTVALTRPPRVSATILAIGLLAVWPITFYGPGEIDAFDGGARFVFVMFFLIGWAFGSQVRASHERQAALAEHAAATQAAVDAVARQAVAEERNRIARELHDAVGHSVNVMVMQAGAARLATQDERAVASLREIERVGRLALGDLDRMLGLLHATDDAAPLEPAYGLADIGRLVEGIRAAGADIEFVDGCPPELDRTVEHTTSATAYRIVQEALTNAVKHAGPAHIEVTLRCDDRELIVQVIDDGRGAAATATGGGGRGLIGMRERVELLGGRLTTGPRAGGGYRVEAHIPRAEDDR, encoded by the coding sequence ATGACGTCGTTCGCTCCCGACCGCACCCCGAATCGCGCCCCGATCTGGTTCGTGGCCGACGCCTGCGGGGCGCTGACACTCGGGTTCGTCACGGTCGTCCAGATGACCCGGCCCGATGCCGTCGACGAGTTCGGCGCCGTCGGCTTCCCCGGCTGGTTCCTCGTCATGGCGCCGGCCGCGCTGATCGTCGTCCGGCGTCTCGCCCCACTCACCGTGCTCGCGGCAGCGATCGGCATCTACCTCGTCGCCGCCTTCGACTACGGCGAGGGCAACGGGACGCTCGCACTGGTACCGCTCGCGTACACGGTGGCGCTCACCCGACCGCCACGGGTGTCCGCGACGATCCTCGCGATCGGGTTGCTCGCCGTGTGGCCGATCACCTTCTACGGGCCCGGGGAGATCGACGCGTTCGACGGCGGCGCCCGATTCGTGTTCGTCATGTTCTTCCTGATCGGCTGGGCGTTCGGGAGTCAGGTCCGTGCATCGCACGAACGCCAGGCGGCCCTCGCCGAACACGCCGCGGCGACCCAGGCGGCGGTCGATGCCGTCGCTCGCCAGGCGGTCGCGGAGGAGCGCAACCGGATCGCTCGCGAGCTGCACGACGCCGTCGGCCACAGCGTGAACGTGATGGTGATGCAGGCCGGCGCCGCCCGCCTCGCCACCCAGGACGAACGGGCCGTCGCGTCGCTGCGCGAGATCGAGCGGGTCGGACGGCTCGCACTCGGTGACCTCGACCGCATGCTCGGCCTCCTGCACGCCACCGACGACGCCGCACCGCTCGAACCCGCCTACGGCCTGGCCGACATCGGCCGACTCGTCGAGGGCATCCGAGCCGCCGGCGCCGACATCGAGTTCGTGGACGGGTGCCCGCCCGAACTCGACCGGACCGTCGAGCACACCACCAGCGCCACTGCGTACCGCATCGTTCAGGAGGCACTGACCAACGCCGTCAAGCACGCCGGCCCGGCCCACATCGAGGTCACACTCCGGTGCGACGACCGGGAGCTGATCGTGCAGGTGATCGACGACGGGCGCGGCGCCGCCGCCACGGCGACGGGCGGTGGTGGGCGCGGACTGATCGGGATGCGCGAGCGCGTTGAACTGTTGGGCGGCCGACTCACGACCGGGCCGCGGGCCGGCGGCGGCTACCGCGTCGAGGCACACATCCCGCGGGCAGAGGACGACCGATGA
- a CDS encoding response regulator transcription factor: MTVRVLIVDDDVLVRAGLRMMIETQDDLEVVGEAGDGNAAIELAGSLEPDVVLMDIRMPGMDGLEATRRIVGELATDADKPDGTRVLVLTTFELDEYVYDAVRAGASGFLLKRTPPEDLLAGIRVVAGGDALLAPSVTRRLMREFSRATADGPTPTDVSNRELDRLTDREREVLVLIAQGLSNKEIAAELIVGESTVKTHVKRILMKLALRDRVHAVVYAYETGLLEPGG; this comes from the coding sequence ATGACCGTCCGAGTGCTGATCGTCGACGACGACGTCCTGGTCCGCGCCGGCTTGCGGATGATGATCGAGACCCAGGACGACCTCGAGGTCGTCGGTGAGGCGGGCGACGGCAACGCCGCGATCGAACTCGCCGGGTCGTTGGAGCCCGACGTCGTCCTGATGGACATCCGCATGCCGGGCATGGACGGGCTGGAGGCGACGAGGCGGATCGTCGGCGAGTTGGCCACCGACGCCGACAAGCCGGATGGGACTCGGGTACTCGTCCTCACCACGTTCGAACTCGACGAGTACGTGTACGACGCGGTTCGCGCCGGCGCCAGCGGGTTCCTGCTCAAGCGAACCCCGCCCGAAGACTTGCTCGCCGGGATCCGCGTCGTCGCCGGCGGAGACGCGCTACTGGCGCCGTCGGTGACACGCCGGCTGATGCGCGAGTTCTCGCGAGCGACCGCAGACGGGCCGACTCCGACCGACGTCAGCAACCGCGAACTCGACCGGCTCACCGACCGCGAACGCGAGGTGCTGGTACTGATCGCGCAGGGCCTGTCGAACAAGGAGATCGCTGCCGAGCTGATCGTCGGCGAGAGCACGGTGAAGACCCACGTCAAACGGATCCTGATGAAGCTCGCGTTGCGCGACCGTGTCCACGCCGTGGTCTACGCCTACGAAACCGGCCTCCTCGAACCCGGCGGCTGA
- a CDS encoding polyphosphate polymerase domain-containing protein, which produces MSAIEHALTTLDPISLQATNQLAELQTRVDRKYLVDEATLVQLITAVAPSVRVLQIDGRQSSLYRSTYFDTESLELFRAAVQGRRHRYKIRSRTYGETGPCFLEVKAKGRRGHNVKARIPYRRTDHAAITSEGDDFVEQATGAQGLAAALRPTLCTEYVRSTLIDPGTRTRLTLDRGLQCTDLAVDDCNEAMLDAIVIETKTTGPPSAADRWLWEHHRRPTSISKYCTGLAATRPELPANKWHTLIARHWRTPSTPSLGIT; this is translated from the coding sequence ATGAGCGCGATTGAACACGCCCTCACGACGCTCGACCCCATCTCGTTGCAAGCGACCAATCAGCTCGCCGAGCTGCAGACCCGAGTGGACCGCAAGTACCTCGTCGATGAAGCGACCCTCGTGCAACTGATCACAGCTGTGGCCCCGAGCGTTCGTGTCTTGCAGATCGACGGCCGCCAGTCCTCCCTGTATCGCTCGACCTACTTCGACACCGAGTCCCTCGAGCTCTTCCGGGCCGCGGTGCAGGGGCGGCGGCATCGGTACAAGATCCGAAGCCGAACCTACGGCGAGACCGGTCCCTGCTTCCTGGAGGTCAAGGCCAAGGGTCGCCGAGGACACAACGTGAAGGCCAGGATTCCGTACCGCCGGACCGACCACGCGGCCATCACGAGCGAAGGGGACGACTTCGTGGAGCAGGCCACCGGCGCGCAGGGTCTCGCCGCAGCACTACGACCAACACTGTGCACCGAGTACGTACGCTCCACACTCATCGACCCCGGAACCCGCACGCGCCTGACGCTCGACCGCGGGCTGCAATGTACCGACCTCGCCGTCGATGACTGCAACGAGGCCATGCTCGATGCGATCGTCATCGAGACAAAGACGACGGGGCCGCCCAGCGCAGCCGACCGCTGGCTCTGGGAGCACCACCGACGACCCACCAGTATCAGCAAGTACTGCACGGGTCTCGCCGCAACCCGCCCGGAACTGCCCGCCAACAAGTGGCACACCCTCATTGCCCGCCACTGGCGGACGCCATCGACTCCCTCGCTCGGGATCACCTGA
- a CDS encoding DUF4956 domain-containing protein, with product MTPAALVTADLVAITALVFGLYFPRHRRRDMVVAILGLNVGVMAVATALATAEVSAGLGLGLFGVLSIIRLRSTELAQEDIAYYFTALAIGLLGGIGVSPAWVTPALMGTILLALFVADHPRLFGSHRTQTITLDRAYPNERAATEHLQRLLGAEVTRLRIKRLDLVRDTTIVEVCFKLADALPGSDLPSGHPELCPDLSNR from the coding sequence ATGACTCCTGCAGCACTGGTCACCGCCGATCTCGTCGCCATCACCGCCCTGGTGTTCGGCCTCTACTTTCCCCGCCACCGTCGACGAGACATGGTGGTCGCAATACTCGGCCTCAACGTGGGGGTCATGGCCGTTGCCACGGCGCTCGCCACCGCCGAGGTTAGCGCGGGCCTGGGCCTCGGACTCTTCGGCGTGCTGTCGATCATCCGGCTCCGTTCCACCGAGCTCGCTCAGGAGGACATCGCCTACTACTTCACCGCGCTCGCGATCGGGCTTCTCGGCGGCATCGGCGTGTCGCCCGCGTGGGTGACTCCTGCGCTGATGGGCACCATCCTCCTCGCGCTGTTCGTCGCCGACCACCCCCGGCTGTTCGGGAGCCATCGAACCCAGACGATCACCCTCGACAGGGCGTACCCGAACGAGCGGGCCGCTACCGAGCACCTCCAGCGGTTGCTCGGCGCCGAGGTCACGCGACTCCGTATCAAGAGGCTCGACCTCGTTCGCGACACCACCATCGTGGAGGTCTGCTTCAAGCTGGCAGACGCTCTCCCGGGAAGTGATCTCCCATCCGGACACCCGGAGCTCTGCCCGGACCTGTCGAACCGATGA
- a CDS encoding CotH kinase family protein, which translates to MTTIADAPHSVPHRSLLRLRTARRLSSVIAATAAVLSLSSACSAGSAEASNDAIDLFDAGVVHTVSVDFDEAAYDAMIDTFTSTGDKDWISATVVIDGVEHQNVGLRLKGNSSLFGLTAATAGSPEELPWLIRLDKFVDGEDHQGYEEIVIRSNSTETALNEAVAQELLAATGLASQRPIETALTVNGSETVLRLTVEHPDSEWYEDHFDDENGLLYKADSEGDYSYRGDDADAYGEAFDQEVGEDDMEPLIDFLDFINNSDDATFAAELADRLDIEAFATYLAFQDLIGNADDINGRGNNSYLQYDTATNRFTVVSWDLNLAFATANVTGAGASAGEGRPGGGPPGGGRPGGGGPGDQPNVLVDRFMADEHFASMYEAKTGHLTELLFSSGTVDEVIAAWTDVLLNGASDLVPAATVAGDAEAIIAYVDVMR; encoded by the coding sequence GTGACCACCATCGCCGATGCGCCTCACTCGGTCCCGCATCGCAGCCTGCTCCGGCTTCGAACCGCTCGACGGCTCTCTTCGGTGATCGCAGCGACTGCCGCTGTTCTGTCCCTCTCGTCGGCGTGTTCGGCCGGTTCGGCAGAGGCGTCGAACGACGCGATCGACCTGTTCGACGCCGGCGTCGTCCACACCGTCAGCGTCGACTTCGACGAGGCCGCCTATGACGCGATGATCGACACGTTCACCTCGACCGGTGACAAGGACTGGATCTCGGCGACCGTGGTGATCGACGGCGTCGAACACCAGAATGTCGGCCTGCGGTTGAAGGGAAACTCGTCACTGTTCGGCTTGACTGCCGCCACCGCCGGCAGTCCCGAGGAGCTTCCGTGGCTGATCCGCCTCGACAAGTTCGTCGACGGCGAGGATCACCAGGGCTACGAGGAGATCGTGATCCGTTCCAACTCGACCGAGACCGCGCTGAACGAAGCCGTCGCCCAGGAACTGCTCGCTGCAACAGGGCTCGCATCGCAGCGTCCGATCGAGACCGCGCTCACGGTGAACGGATCCGAGACCGTGCTCCGCCTCACCGTCGAGCACCCTGACAGCGAATGGTACGAGGACCACTTCGACGACGAGAACGGCCTGCTGTACAAGGCCGACAGTGAGGGCGACTACAGCTACCGCGGCGACGACGCAGATGCCTATGGCGAGGCCTTTGATCAGGAGGTCGGCGAGGACGACATGGAGCCGTTGATCGACTTCCTCGACTTCATCAACAACTCCGACGACGCGACCTTCGCCGCGGAGCTCGCCGACCGGCTCGACATCGAAGCCTTCGCCACCTACCTGGCGTTCCAGGACCTCATCGGCAACGCCGACGACATCAACGGCCGCGGCAACAACTCCTACCTCCAGTACGACACCGCGACCAACCGGTTCACTGTCGTCTCGTGGGACCTGAACCTTGCGTTCGCCACGGCGAACGTCACCGGAGCAGGCGCCAGTGCCGGGGAAGGGCGACCGGGGGGCGGGCCACCGGGTGGCGGTCGACCGGGCGGCGGCGGTCCAGGCGATCAGCCGAACGTGCTGGTCGACCGGTTCATGGCGGACGAGCACTTCGCGAGCATGTACGAGGCGAAGACCGGACATCTCACCGAGCTCTTGTTCTCCAGCGGTACCGTCGACGAGGTGATCGCAGCGTGGACCGACGTCCTACTCAACGGCGCCTCCGACCTCGTGCCGGCGGCAACGGTCGCCGGCGATGCTGAAGCGATCATCGCTTACGTCGACGTGATGCGATGA
- a CDS encoding response regulator transcription factor, with protein MSDPVSRVLVVDDEANIRFLVESALQLAGMETAGAGDGRAGLNLAADLRPDLIVLDVMMPELDGFEVLRRLRDAGNRAPVIFLTARDSIDDRVRGLTAGGDDYMVKPFAVAELVARVQLRLQQAGAAARQTVLRCADLELDIEAHRVSRANAVVELSPTEYKLLHYLLVNSGRVLTRAQILDHVWEYDFGGESSVVDTYISYLRRKVDIADTKLIHTIRGVGFCLRAEG; from the coding sequence ATGAGCGATCCGGTCTCCAGAGTCCTCGTGGTCGATGACGAGGCGAACATCCGCTTCCTCGTCGAGTCGGCGCTGCAGCTCGCCGGCATGGAAACTGCCGGGGCCGGCGACGGTCGAGCCGGACTGAACCTGGCTGCCGACCTGCGCCCAGACCTGATCGTGCTCGACGTCATGATGCCTGAGCTCGATGGCTTCGAGGTGCTGCGGCGACTGCGCGACGCAGGAAACCGGGCGCCGGTGATCTTCCTCACTGCGCGCGACTCGATCGACGATCGCGTGCGGGGTCTCACCGCCGGTGGCGACGACTACATGGTCAAACCCTTCGCCGTCGCGGAACTGGTGGCACGGGTGCAGCTGCGCCTGCAGCAGGCCGGCGCGGCCGCCCGGCAGACGGTGCTGCGATGCGCCGACCTCGAGCTGGACATCGAGGCACATCGTGTGAGCAGGGCGAACGCTGTTGTCGAGCTCTCACCGACCGAGTACAAGCTGCTGCACTACCTCCTCGTCAACAGCGGCCGCGTGCTCACGCGGGCCCAGATCCTCGACCATGTCTGGGAGTACGACTTCGGCGGCGAATCGTCGGTGGTCGACACCTACATCAGCTACCTGCGACGCAAGGTCGACATCGCCGACACGAAGTTGATCCACACGATTCGTGGCGTCGGGTTCTGCCTGCGAGCAGAGGGGTGA
- a CDS encoding HAMP domain-containing sensor histidine kinase — MKLRTRVLLGFTLIFVVVVAVAVFTVNAQRSQLYDQVDDRLNATPLPAETRARPAPGTPRVDGEPLADGLGRAEARPVDDQSISDLYVAVITADNTVRPVIRGQLLVDVPDLQTLVDDRPAGGTIVTTSGIDGTSTFRVLYLAGTEVSFETVVALPLDDVDDTVRQLTLIFAGAAGLILVVLSLIASWLNRFGLRPISAMTDVAQAISAGERDRRADPANDATEAGRLGHALNLMLDERDAGEERLRRFVSDASHELRTPLTSIRGYLDLYQAGGFRQPGQLDDALRRLQVEAERMHLLVEDLLVLSTSDEERPLDISAFRLDEMIVDVVALALGGQPDRHIEADVSEAREIEADRLRLHQAIAVLVDNALRHTPDDAAVRVAARSTGRRVEISVTDDGPGLTPEEAATAFDRFSRGDPSRTRRTGGAGLGLSIARAIVQAHGGEILVSTTPGAGATFTIVLPANGQP; from the coding sequence GTGAAGCTCCGGACTCGGGTTCTGCTCGGCTTCACGCTGATCTTCGTCGTCGTGGTCGCCGTGGCCGTGTTCACGGTGAACGCGCAGAGGAGTCAACTGTACGACCAGGTCGATGATCGCCTGAACGCGACGCCCTTGCCAGCGGAGACGCGGGCTCGGCCGGCGCCCGGGACGCCTCGTGTCGACGGCGAGCCACTTGCCGACGGGCTGGGCCGCGCCGAAGCCCGACCGGTCGACGACCAGAGCATCTCTGACCTCTATGTCGCAGTGATCACCGCCGACAACACCGTCCGCCCGGTCATCCGCGGTCAGCTCCTCGTCGACGTTCCCGACCTCCAGACGCTCGTCGACGATCGACCGGCGGGCGGCACGATCGTCACGACCAGTGGGATCGACGGCACCTCCACTTTTCGTGTGCTCTACCTCGCCGGCACCGAAGTGTCGTTCGAGACGGTCGTGGCGCTGCCCCTCGACGACGTCGACGACACCGTTCGTCAGTTGACCCTCATCTTCGCCGGTGCCGCGGGCCTGATCCTGGTTGTCCTGAGCCTGATCGCCTCGTGGCTGAACCGATTCGGTCTGCGGCCGATCAGCGCAATGACCGATGTCGCCCAGGCGATCTCCGCAGGAGAGCGGGACCGGCGCGCCGATCCGGCGAACGACGCAACCGAGGCCGGTCGGCTCGGCCATGCGCTCAATCTCATGCTCGACGAGCGCGATGCCGGCGAGGAGCGACTGCGCCGGTTCGTCTCCGATGCATCGCACGAGCTGAGGACGCCGCTGACGTCGATCCGCGGATACCTCGATCTGTACCAGGCCGGCGGGTTTCGACAGCCTGGTCAGCTCGACGATGCGCTCCGCCGGCTGCAGGTCGAAGCCGAGCGGATGCACCTGCTCGTGGAGGATCTGCTCGTCCTGTCGACCTCCGACGAGGAGCGACCCCTGGACATCTCGGCCTTTCGGCTCGACGAGATGATCGTGGACGTCGTCGCGTTGGCTCTCGGCGGACAACCGGATCGTCACATCGAGGCCGACGTCTCCGAAGCCCGCGAGATCGAGGCCGACCGCCTGCGACTGCACCAGGCGATCGCCGTCCTCGTCGACAACGCCCTACGCCACACGCCCGACGACGCCGCGGTCCGGGTCGCAGCGCGCTCTACCGGTCGACGAGTCGAGATCTCGGTGACCGACGACGGTCCCGGCCTTACCCCTGAGGAGGCCGCCACGGCCTTTGACCGGTTCAGTCGAGGTGATCCGTCGCGGACACGCCGCACCGGTGGGGCAGGTCTCGGTCTGTCGATCGCACGGGCGATCGTCCAGGCCCACGGCGGCGAGATCCTCGTCTCGACAACCCCTGGCGCAGGGGCAACCTTCACCATCGTGCTGCCGGCCAACGGGCAGCCCTGA
- a CDS encoding YHYH protein, with protein MMHRHTERSAPTTSSTSISAAARLAIAACCVLLPLSACGGNEPGDGDSATEAETDGEPGTESESPAETTTAPDSVGTVEGCDEVAALFVTRGSANPDLDAPEVDANCAGDDIVVTSNGIPDYTYIETSPGQPTDRDHTFTIPATPTRADEVTDVPALGTAGVTLGGIPIFGPTEGTGGDVESLPGILSDCGSHNGPSGFHIHLILTSSETDCLFTPDEVAAQPQLVGYAFDGFPIYTGADQYTSSWQLTDESLFATDTWAAHSYVEGSGDLDQCNGRTDDDGSYAYYTTATFPYILGCFAGVVDLDTARGDDGADGGDRPERPEGDDERPERPEADGDRPERPEGQDDAPDGGAGA; from the coding sequence ATGATGCACCGACACACCGAACGTTCCGCCCCCACCACCTCCAGCACCTCGATCTCCGCCGCCGCTCGATTGGCAATCGCGGCCTGTTGTGTGCTGCTCCCCCTCTCGGCTTGCGGGGGAAACGAACCAGGCGACGGTGACTCGGCGACCGAGGCCGAGACCGACGGCGAGCCGGGGACCGAATCGGAGAGTCCGGCGGAGACCACGACGGCGCCCGATTCCGTCGGTACCGTCGAGGGTTGCGACGAGGTCGCCGCGTTGTTCGTCACCCGGGGTTCGGCCAATCCCGACCTCGACGCCCCGGAGGTCGACGCCAACTGTGCGGGCGACGACATCGTCGTCACGAGCAACGGCATCCCGGACTACACCTACATCGAGACATCGCCGGGGCAGCCGACCGACCGCGATCACACCTTCACGATCCCGGCGACGCCGACACGTGCCGACGAGGTGACCGACGTACCGGCCCTCGGAACCGCCGGCGTCACCCTCGGCGGCATTCCGATCTTCGGGCCGACCGAAGGTACGGGCGGCGACGTCGAGTCGCTCCCGGGGATCTTGTCCGACTGCGGGAGCCACAACGGACCCTCGGGCTTCCACATCCACCTGATCCTCACGTCGTCGGAGACCGACTGCCTCTTCACTCCCGACGAGGTCGCCGCGCAGCCCCAGTTGGTCGGCTACGCCTTCGACGGGTTCCCCATCTACACCGGAGCCGACCAGTACACCTCGTCGTGGCAGCTGACCGACGAGTCGCTCTTCGCAACCGACACGTGGGCCGCACACAGCTACGTCGAGGGGTCCGGAGACCTCGATCAGTGCAACGGACGCACCGATGACGACGGCTCCTACGCCTACTACACCACTGCCACCTTCCCCTACATCCTCGGTTGCTTCGCCGGCGTCGTCGACCTCGACACCGCACGTGGAGACGATGGTGCCGACGGCGGCGACCGGCCCGAGCGCCCCGAGGGTGATGATGAGCGCCCCGAGCGGCCCGAAGCCGACGGGGACCGGCCCGAACGCCCCGAAGGGCAAGATGACGCGCCCGACGGTGGGGCGGGTGCATGA
- a CDS encoding DUF305 domain-containing protein, which translates to MTHRISRRGLLVATGAGLVGMAGGNALASSGSTTGEPNEADIGFCVDMSTHHVQAVAMCQRVLGRDTGDPVQAAASEVLQTQSIEVGMMRAWLTDWGSSTTAPDTVMAWMGMGLGDGIPAEGMSGLASDDDMRALALADGRERGRMWLELMRAHHVGGVHMATAAIDLAGLEKVRRLARTQAEVQTYEIEQYDLLLAVEYA; encoded by the coding sequence ATGACGCATCGCATCTCGCGGCGCGGGCTCCTGGTGGCGACGGGCGCCGGACTCGTCGGCATGGCCGGTGGCAACGCGTTGGCGTCGTCGGGTTCGACGACCGGCGAGCCGAACGAGGCCGACATCGGGTTCTGTGTCGACATGAGCACGCATCACGTCCAGGCGGTGGCGATGTGCCAACGGGTGCTGGGGCGGGACACGGGAGACCCCGTCCAGGCGGCTGCGTCGGAGGTCCTGCAGACCCAGAGCATCGAGGTCGGCATGATGCGGGCGTGGCTGACCGACTGGGGATCGTCGACCACCGCTCCGGACACCGTGATGGCCTGGATGGGTATGGGCCTCGGCGACGGCATCCCGGCCGAAGGGATGTCAGGTCTCGCGAGCGATGATGACATGCGAGCGCTCGCCCTCGCCGATGGCCGTGAACGGGGCCGGATGTGGCTCGAACTCATGCGGGCACATCATGTCGGCGGCGTTCACATGGCCACTGCGGCGATCGACCTCGCCGGCCTCGAGAAGGTCCGCCGCCTCGCTCGCACTCAGGCTGAGGTCCAAACCTACGAAATCGAGCAGTACGACCTCCTCCTCGCAGTCGAGTACGCCTGA
- a CDS encoding TetR/AcrR family transcriptional regulator yields the protein MTTRERILNEATRQLLELGYSAFTMVSVRDALGLSSGSMFHAFESKPALVAEIYVEGMRRYQSTAIEALTSTPDPVAAVESLVETHLCWVRDNRELARFLFSTQPDEVIDAAAPTLTDANTVFFSAVESVLDAAVEAGVMAPLPPGVGHSVLMGAVQEYCRQWTRGTTTVDPGDLVGVYQRVAVAAMRATLEPEHSNVRV from the coding sequence ATGACGACCCGAGAGCGGATCCTGAACGAAGCGACGAGACAGTTGCTGGAGCTGGGGTACAGCGCGTTCACGATGGTGTCGGTGCGTGATGCTCTGGGGTTGTCGAGCGGGAGCATGTTTCATGCGTTCGAGTCGAAACCGGCGCTGGTCGCGGAGATCTACGTCGAGGGAATGCGGCGCTACCAGAGCACCGCGATCGAGGCGCTGACATCGACGCCCGATCCCGTCGCGGCTGTCGAGTCCTTGGTCGAGACGCACCTCTGTTGGGTACGTGACAACCGGGAACTGGCCCGGTTCCTGTTCTCGACCCAGCCCGATGAGGTGATCGACGCCGCGGCGCCGACGTTGACGGACGCGAACACCGTCTTCTTCAGCGCCGTCGAGAGCGTCCTCGACGCCGCGGTGGAAGCCGGGGTCATGGCGCCGCTCCCACCTGGAGTGGGCCATTCGGTGCTGATGGGGGCCGTGCAGGAGTACTGCCGGCAGTGGACCCGTGGCACGACAACAGTCGATCCGGGCGATCTGGTCGGCGTCTACCAACGGGTTGCCGTCGCGGCGATGCGAGCGACCCTGGAACCGGAGCACTCCAATGTCAGAGTCTGA